Proteins from a genomic interval of Oncorhynchus clarkii lewisi isolate Uvic-CL-2024 chromosome 13, UVic_Ocla_1.0, whole genome shotgun sequence:
- the LOC139365213 gene encoding hepatocyte growth factor-regulated tyrosine kinase substrate-like isoform X1 → MGKGGGTFERLLDKATSQLLLETDWESILQICDLIRQGDTQAKYAIGAIKKKLMDKNPHVALYGLEVLESVVKNCGQTVHDEVACKTTMEELKDLLKTEPNVRNKILYLIQAWAHAFRNEPKYKVVQDTYQIMKVEGHVFPEFKESDAMFAAERAPDWVDAEECHRCRVQFGVMTRKHHCRACGQIFCGKCSSKYSTIPKFGIEKEVRVCEPCHELLNKKAEGGKPVGTSTSVAPGPAELPPEYLTSPLSQQSQVVVQETVPPKRDEAALQEEEELQLAIALSQSEAEEKERMRQKNSYGVYPKADPAPVTSSAPPVNSLYSSPVNSSAPSAEDVDPELARYLNRTYWEKKQEEARKSPTPSAPAPVPLATEPLPISQPQPVETVAPLPAQVVMAPPPVNIVEQQYQNGESEENHDAFLKALQNAVTTFLNRMKSNHMRGRSITNDSAVLSLFQSINTMHPQLLDILNQLDEKRLYYEGLQDKLAQVRDARAALNALRDEHREKLRRAAEEAERQRQIQLAQKLEIMRQKKQEYLEMQRQLAIQRLQEQEKERQMRLEQQKHTIQMRAQMPAFPMPYPQMQSLPPNVAGGVVYGQPGGPPSYPGTFSPSGSVEGSPMHNVYMNQPGPGQYQAMPPDPNMYMYQPAGTNGQPAPPGQAPPTTSPAYSNYQPTPTQGYQQNVVSQAQSLPPMSQPPPTNGMSYVAYPPPYAMQSMMAALPGQDPNMPPQQPYMQGPGQQPMYQQMAPPGGPQQQVQQQQPPQVHPGSEAQLISFD, encoded by the exons ATGGGAAAAGGTGGTGGTACATTTGAGAGGCTTCTTG aTAAAGCAACCAGTCAGCTGCTGCTGGAGACAGACTGGGAGTCCATCCTGCAGATCTGTGATCTCATTCGTCAAGGAGACACACA GGCGAAGTATGCCATCGGAGCCATTAAGAAGAAGCTGATGGATAAGAACCCACATGTGGCCCTTTATGGTCTTGAG GTGTTGGAGTCAGTGGTGAAGAACTGTGGTCAGACGGTCCATGATGAGGTGGCCTGTAAGACCACCATGGAGGAGCTGAAGGATCTACTGAAG ACGGAGCCCAACGTGAGGAATAAGATCCTTTACCTGATCCAGGCCTGGGCCCACGCCTTCCGCAACGAGCCCAAATACAAGGTGGTTCAGGACACGTACCAGATCATGAAGGTGGAGG GTCACGTGTTTCCAGAGTTCAAGGAGAGTGACGCCATGTTTGCTGCAGAGAGA gcTCCAGATTGGGTGGATGCGGAGGAGTGTCATCGCTGCCGGGTTCAGTTTGGAGTGATGACTAGAAAG CACCACTGTAGAGCCTGTGGTCAGATCTTCTGTGGGAAGTGTTCCTCCAAGTACTCCACCATCCCCAAGTTTGGCATCGAGAAggaagtgcgtgtgtgtgagccCTGCCACGAGCTGCTCAACAA GAAAGCTGAAGGGGGTAAACCGGTCGGGACATCCACGTCCGTGGCCCCAGGCCCGGCAGAGCTGCCCCCAGAGTACCTGACCAGCCCCCTGTCCCAGCAGTCTCAGGTAGTGGTCCAGGAAACA GTGCCCCCCAAACGGGACGAGGCGGCcctgcaggaggaggaggagcttcaGCTGGCCATCGCCCTATCACAGAGCGAGgctgaggagaaggagaggatg AGACAGAAGAACTCGTACGGGGTCTACCCCAAAGCTGACCCCGCCCCAGTCACCTCCTCAGCCCCGCCCGTCAACTCACTCTACTCCTCTCCTGTG AACTCCTCTGCTCCCTCAGCTGAAGATGTCGACCCTGAG CTGGCTCGCTACCTGAACAGAACGTACTGGGAGAAGAAACAGGAAGAGGCACGCAAGAGTCCCACCCCCTCTGCCCCTGCCCCCGTACCATTGGCTACTGAGCCCCTGCCAATCAGCCAGCCCCAGCCAGTGGAAACGGTCGCACCACTCCCAGCACAAGTCGTCATGGCCCCGCCTCCAGTCAACATAGTGGAG CAGCAGTATCAGAACGGTGAGTCGGAGGAGAACCACGATGCGTTCCTGAAGGCTCTGCAGAACGCGGTCACCACCTTCCTGAATCGTATGAAGAGTAACCACATGCGTGGTCGCAGCATCACCAACGACAGCGCCGTGCTCTCCCTCTTCCAGTCCATCAACACCATGCACCCCCAGCTACTGGACATCCTCAATCAGCTGGACGAGAAGAGAC TGTACTACGAGGGTCTGCAGGACAAGCTGGCCCAGGTGCGTGATGCGAGAGCCGCCCTGAACGCCCTACGAGACGAGCACAGAGAGAAGCTGCGTCGTGCTGCCGAGGAggcggagagacagagacagattcaGCTGGCCCAGAAACTAGAGATCATGAGACAGAAGAAACAG GAGTACCTAGAGATGCAGCGTCAGCTGGCCATCCAGCGGCTCcaggagcaggagaaggagagacagatgagGCTGGAGCAACAGAAACACACCATCCAGATGAGAGCCCAGATGCCTGCCTTCCCCATGCCCTACCCACAG ATGCAGTCTTTACCCCCCAACGTGGCAGGAGGGGTGGTGTACGGGCAGCCGGGGGGACCCCCCAGTTACCCAGGCACCTTTAGCCCCTCAGGGTCAGTGGAGGGGTCGCCCATGCACAACGTCTACATGAACCAGCCTGGACCAGGACAGTACCAGGCCATGCCTCCAG ACCCCAACATGTACATGTACCAGCCTGCAGGAACCAATGGACAGCCTGCACCCCCTGGCCAGGCCCCGCCCACTACTAGCCCCGCCTACTCTAACTACCAGCCCACACCCACACAGGGATACCAG CAGAACGTGGTGTCCCAGGCCCAGTCTCTGCCCCCCATGTCCCAGCCTCCTCCCACTAACGGTATGTCCTACGTGGCCTACCCTCCACCCTACGCCATGCAGAGTATGATGGCAGCCCTACCTGGGCAGGACCCCAACATGCCCCCACAACAACCCTACATGCAGGGCCCAGGACAACAGCCCATGTACCAACAG atggCTCCCCCTGGTGGCCCCCAGCAGCAGGTTCAGCAGCAGCAGCCTCCGCAGGTCCATCCAGGCAGCGAGGCACAGCTCATCTCCTTCGACTGA
- the LOC139365213 gene encoding hepatocyte growth factor-regulated tyrosine kinase substrate-like isoform X4 — protein MGKGGGTFERLLDKATSQLLLETDWESILQICDLIRQGDTQAKYAIGAIKKKLMDKNPHVALYGLEVLESVVKNCGQTVHDEVACKTTMEELKDLLKTEPNVRNKILYLIQAWAHAFRNEPKYKVVQDTYQIMKVEGHVFPEFKESDAMFAAERAPDWVDAEECHRCRVQFGVMTRKHHCRACGQIFCGKCSSKYSTIPKFGIEKEVRVCEPCHELLNKKAEGGKPVGTSTSVAPGPAELPPEYLTSPLSQQSQVPPKRDEAALQEEEELQLAIALSQSEAEEKERMRQKNSYGVYPKADPAPVTSSAPPVNSLYSSPVNSSAPSAEDVDPELARYLNRTYWEKKQEEARKSPTPSAPAPVPLATEPLPISQPQPVETVAPLPAQVVMAPPPVNIVEQQYQNGESEENHDAFLKALQNAVTTFLNRMKSNHMRGRSITNDSAVLSLFQSINTMHPQLLDILNQLDEKRLYYEGLQDKLAQVRDARAALNALRDEHREKLRRAAEEAERQRQIQLAQKLEIMRQKKQEYLEMQRQLAIQRLQEQEKERQMRLEQQKHTIQMRAQMPAFPMPYPQMQSLPPNVAGGVVYGQPGGPPSYPGTFSPSGSVEGSPMHNVYMNQPGPGQYQAMPPDPNMYMYQPAGTNGQPAPPGQAPPTTSPAYSNYQPTPTQGYQQNVVSQAQSLPPMSQPPPTNGMSYVAYPPPYAMQSMMAALPGQDPNMPPQQPYMQGPGQQPMYQQMAPPGGPQQQVQQQQPPQVHPGSEAQLISFD, from the exons ATGGGAAAAGGTGGTGGTACATTTGAGAGGCTTCTTG aTAAAGCAACCAGTCAGCTGCTGCTGGAGACAGACTGGGAGTCCATCCTGCAGATCTGTGATCTCATTCGTCAAGGAGACACACA GGCGAAGTATGCCATCGGAGCCATTAAGAAGAAGCTGATGGATAAGAACCCACATGTGGCCCTTTATGGTCTTGAG GTGTTGGAGTCAGTGGTGAAGAACTGTGGTCAGACGGTCCATGATGAGGTGGCCTGTAAGACCACCATGGAGGAGCTGAAGGATCTACTGAAG ACGGAGCCCAACGTGAGGAATAAGATCCTTTACCTGATCCAGGCCTGGGCCCACGCCTTCCGCAACGAGCCCAAATACAAGGTGGTTCAGGACACGTACCAGATCATGAAGGTGGAGG GTCACGTGTTTCCAGAGTTCAAGGAGAGTGACGCCATGTTTGCTGCAGAGAGA gcTCCAGATTGGGTGGATGCGGAGGAGTGTCATCGCTGCCGGGTTCAGTTTGGAGTGATGACTAGAAAG CACCACTGTAGAGCCTGTGGTCAGATCTTCTGTGGGAAGTGTTCCTCCAAGTACTCCACCATCCCCAAGTTTGGCATCGAGAAggaagtgcgtgtgtgtgagccCTGCCACGAGCTGCTCAACAA GAAAGCTGAAGGGGGTAAACCGGTCGGGACATCCACGTCCGTGGCCCCAGGCCCGGCAGAGCTGCCCCCAGAGTACCTGACCAGCCCCCTGTCCCAGCAGTCTCAG GTGCCCCCCAAACGGGACGAGGCGGCcctgcaggaggaggaggagcttcaGCTGGCCATCGCCCTATCACAGAGCGAGgctgaggagaaggagaggatg AGACAGAAGAACTCGTACGGGGTCTACCCCAAAGCTGACCCCGCCCCAGTCACCTCCTCAGCCCCGCCCGTCAACTCACTCTACTCCTCTCCTGTG AACTCCTCTGCTCCCTCAGCTGAAGATGTCGACCCTGAG CTGGCTCGCTACCTGAACAGAACGTACTGGGAGAAGAAACAGGAAGAGGCACGCAAGAGTCCCACCCCCTCTGCCCCTGCCCCCGTACCATTGGCTACTGAGCCCCTGCCAATCAGCCAGCCCCAGCCAGTGGAAACGGTCGCACCACTCCCAGCACAAGTCGTCATGGCCCCGCCTCCAGTCAACATAGTGGAG CAGCAGTATCAGAACGGTGAGTCGGAGGAGAACCACGATGCGTTCCTGAAGGCTCTGCAGAACGCGGTCACCACCTTCCTGAATCGTATGAAGAGTAACCACATGCGTGGTCGCAGCATCACCAACGACAGCGCCGTGCTCTCCCTCTTCCAGTCCATCAACACCATGCACCCCCAGCTACTGGACATCCTCAATCAGCTGGACGAGAAGAGAC TGTACTACGAGGGTCTGCAGGACAAGCTGGCCCAGGTGCGTGATGCGAGAGCCGCCCTGAACGCCCTACGAGACGAGCACAGAGAGAAGCTGCGTCGTGCTGCCGAGGAggcggagagacagagacagattcaGCTGGCCCAGAAACTAGAGATCATGAGACAGAAGAAACAG GAGTACCTAGAGATGCAGCGTCAGCTGGCCATCCAGCGGCTCcaggagcaggagaaggagagacagatgagGCTGGAGCAACAGAAACACACCATCCAGATGAGAGCCCAGATGCCTGCCTTCCCCATGCCCTACCCACAG ATGCAGTCTTTACCCCCCAACGTGGCAGGAGGGGTGGTGTACGGGCAGCCGGGGGGACCCCCCAGTTACCCAGGCACCTTTAGCCCCTCAGGGTCAGTGGAGGGGTCGCCCATGCACAACGTCTACATGAACCAGCCTGGACCAGGACAGTACCAGGCCATGCCTCCAG ACCCCAACATGTACATGTACCAGCCTGCAGGAACCAATGGACAGCCTGCACCCCCTGGCCAGGCCCCGCCCACTACTAGCCCCGCCTACTCTAACTACCAGCCCACACCCACACAGGGATACCAG CAGAACGTGGTGTCCCAGGCCCAGTCTCTGCCCCCCATGTCCCAGCCTCCTCCCACTAACGGTATGTCCTACGTGGCCTACCCTCCACCCTACGCCATGCAGAGTATGATGGCAGCCCTACCTGGGCAGGACCCCAACATGCCCCCACAACAACCCTACATGCAGGGCCCAGGACAACAGCCCATGTACCAACAG atggCTCCCCCTGGTGGCCCCCAGCAGCAGGTTCAGCAGCAGCAGCCTCCGCAGGTCCATCCAGGCAGCGAGGCACAGCTCATCTCCTTCGACTGA
- the LOC139365213 gene encoding hepatocyte growth factor-regulated tyrosine kinase substrate-like isoform X2, translating to MGKGGGTFERLLDKATSQLLLETDWESILQICDLIRQGDTQAKYAIGAIKKKLMDKNPHVALYGLEVLESVVKNCGQTVHDEVACKTTMEELKDLLKTEPNVRNKILYLIQAWAHAFRNEPKYKVVQDTYQIMKVEGHVFPEFKESDAMFAAERAPDWVDAEECHRCRVQFGVMTRKHHCRACGQIFCGKCSSKYSTIPKFGIEKEVRVCEPCHELLNKKAEGGKPVGTSTSVAPGPAELPPEYLTSPLSQQSQVVVQETVPPKRDEAALQEEEELQLAIALSQSEAEEKERMRQKNSYGVYPKADPAPVTSSAPPVNSLYSSPVNSSAPSAEDVDPELARYLNRTYWEKKQEEARKSPTPSAPAPVPLATEPLPISQPQPVETVAPLPAQVVMAPPPVNIVEQQYQNGESEENHDAFLKALQNAVTTFLNRMKSNHMRGRSITNDSAVLSLFQSINTMHPQLLDILNQLDEKRLYYEGLQDKLAQVRDARAALNALRDEHREKLRRAAEEAERQRQIQLAQKLEIMRQKKQEYLEMQRQLAIQRLQEQEKERQMRLEQQKHTIQMRAQMPAFPMPYPQMQSLPPNVAGGVVYGQPGGPPSYPGTFSPSGSVEGSPMHNVYMNQPGPGQYQAMPPDPNMYMYQPAGTNGQPAPPGQAPPTTSPAYSNYQPTPTQGYQNVVSQAQSLPPMSQPPPTNGMSYVAYPPPYAMQSMMAALPGQDPNMPPQQPYMQGPGQQPMYQQMAPPGGPQQQVQQQQPPQVHPGSEAQLISFD from the exons ATGGGAAAAGGTGGTGGTACATTTGAGAGGCTTCTTG aTAAAGCAACCAGTCAGCTGCTGCTGGAGACAGACTGGGAGTCCATCCTGCAGATCTGTGATCTCATTCGTCAAGGAGACACACA GGCGAAGTATGCCATCGGAGCCATTAAGAAGAAGCTGATGGATAAGAACCCACATGTGGCCCTTTATGGTCTTGAG GTGTTGGAGTCAGTGGTGAAGAACTGTGGTCAGACGGTCCATGATGAGGTGGCCTGTAAGACCACCATGGAGGAGCTGAAGGATCTACTGAAG ACGGAGCCCAACGTGAGGAATAAGATCCTTTACCTGATCCAGGCCTGGGCCCACGCCTTCCGCAACGAGCCCAAATACAAGGTGGTTCAGGACACGTACCAGATCATGAAGGTGGAGG GTCACGTGTTTCCAGAGTTCAAGGAGAGTGACGCCATGTTTGCTGCAGAGAGA gcTCCAGATTGGGTGGATGCGGAGGAGTGTCATCGCTGCCGGGTTCAGTTTGGAGTGATGACTAGAAAG CACCACTGTAGAGCCTGTGGTCAGATCTTCTGTGGGAAGTGTTCCTCCAAGTACTCCACCATCCCCAAGTTTGGCATCGAGAAggaagtgcgtgtgtgtgagccCTGCCACGAGCTGCTCAACAA GAAAGCTGAAGGGGGTAAACCGGTCGGGACATCCACGTCCGTGGCCCCAGGCCCGGCAGAGCTGCCCCCAGAGTACCTGACCAGCCCCCTGTCCCAGCAGTCTCAGGTAGTGGTCCAGGAAACA GTGCCCCCCAAACGGGACGAGGCGGCcctgcaggaggaggaggagcttcaGCTGGCCATCGCCCTATCACAGAGCGAGgctgaggagaaggagaggatg AGACAGAAGAACTCGTACGGGGTCTACCCCAAAGCTGACCCCGCCCCAGTCACCTCCTCAGCCCCGCCCGTCAACTCACTCTACTCCTCTCCTGTG AACTCCTCTGCTCCCTCAGCTGAAGATGTCGACCCTGAG CTGGCTCGCTACCTGAACAGAACGTACTGGGAGAAGAAACAGGAAGAGGCACGCAAGAGTCCCACCCCCTCTGCCCCTGCCCCCGTACCATTGGCTACTGAGCCCCTGCCAATCAGCCAGCCCCAGCCAGTGGAAACGGTCGCACCACTCCCAGCACAAGTCGTCATGGCCCCGCCTCCAGTCAACATAGTGGAG CAGCAGTATCAGAACGGTGAGTCGGAGGAGAACCACGATGCGTTCCTGAAGGCTCTGCAGAACGCGGTCACCACCTTCCTGAATCGTATGAAGAGTAACCACATGCGTGGTCGCAGCATCACCAACGACAGCGCCGTGCTCTCCCTCTTCCAGTCCATCAACACCATGCACCCCCAGCTACTGGACATCCTCAATCAGCTGGACGAGAAGAGAC TGTACTACGAGGGTCTGCAGGACAAGCTGGCCCAGGTGCGTGATGCGAGAGCCGCCCTGAACGCCCTACGAGACGAGCACAGAGAGAAGCTGCGTCGTGCTGCCGAGGAggcggagagacagagacagattcaGCTGGCCCAGAAACTAGAGATCATGAGACAGAAGAAACAG GAGTACCTAGAGATGCAGCGTCAGCTGGCCATCCAGCGGCTCcaggagcaggagaaggagagacagatgagGCTGGAGCAACAGAAACACACCATCCAGATGAGAGCCCAGATGCCTGCCTTCCCCATGCCCTACCCACAG ATGCAGTCTTTACCCCCCAACGTGGCAGGAGGGGTGGTGTACGGGCAGCCGGGGGGACCCCCCAGTTACCCAGGCACCTTTAGCCCCTCAGGGTCAGTGGAGGGGTCGCCCATGCACAACGTCTACATGAACCAGCCTGGACCAGGACAGTACCAGGCCATGCCTCCAG ACCCCAACATGTACATGTACCAGCCTGCAGGAACCAATGGACAGCCTGCACCCCCTGGCCAGGCCCCGCCCACTACTAGCCCCGCCTACTCTAACTACCAGCCCACACCCACACAGGGATACCAG AACGTGGTGTCCCAGGCCCAGTCTCTGCCCCCCATGTCCCAGCCTCCTCCCACTAACGGTATGTCCTACGTGGCCTACCCTCCACCCTACGCCATGCAGAGTATGATGGCAGCCCTACCTGGGCAGGACCCCAACATGCCCCCACAACAACCCTACATGCAGGGCCCAGGACAACAGCCCATGTACCAACAG atggCTCCCCCTGGTGGCCCCCAGCAGCAGGTTCAGCAGCAGCAGCCTCCGCAGGTCCATCCAGGCAGCGAGGCACAGCTCATCTCCTTCGACTGA